From one Micromonospora siamensis genomic stretch:
- a CDS encoding patatin-like phospholipase family protein, translated as MTRALVLGGGGVTGVAWEWGLIAGLAQRGVSLDAADVVVGTSAGSVVGAQLRSGEPASRWYDAERAGGSGSGEVSARFGVAQVARLVWAGSWTRDERRARARIGALALAARTEPEEVRRAVIAARLPGSGWPAGRLLVTAVEASSGEFVVFDAGSGVSLVDAVGASCAVPGVWPPVTIGGRRYVDGGVRSLVNADLAAGADRVVVVAPASSSFGPMPRLSAQVAGLRAAGARVVVVRPDRAARAAIGRNVLDQGRRAGAARAGFAQAGVVGAAVAAVWG; from the coding sequence GTGACGCGTGCGTTGGTGCTGGGCGGCGGTGGGGTGACCGGGGTGGCCTGGGAGTGGGGGCTGATCGCCGGGTTGGCGCAGCGGGGGGTGTCGCTGGACGCGGCGGACGTGGTGGTGGGCACGTCGGCGGGGTCGGTGGTGGGGGCGCAGTTGCGTTCGGGTGAGCCGGCGTCGCGGTGGTACGACGCGGAGCGGGCCGGTGGGTCGGGATCGGGTGAGGTGAGTGCCCGGTTCGGGGTGGCGCAGGTGGCGCGGTTGGTGTGGGCGGGGTCGTGGACGCGGGACGAGCGGCGGGCGCGGGCGCGGATCGGGGCGTTGGCGTTGGCGGCGCGGACGGAGCCGGAGGAGGTGCGGCGGGCGGTGATCGCGGCCCGGTTGCCGGGTTCGGGGTGGCCGGCGGGCCGGCTGTTGGTGACGGCGGTGGAGGCGTCCTCGGGTGAGTTCGTGGTGTTCGACGCCGGCAGTGGGGTGTCGTTGGTGGATGCGGTGGGGGCCAGTTGCGCGGTGCCGGGGGTGTGGCCGCCGGTGACGATCGGTGGGCGGCGGTACGTCGACGGTGGGGTGCGGTCGTTGGTGAACGCGGATCTGGCGGCTGGTGCGGATCGGGTGGTCGTGGTGGCGCCGGCGTCGTCGTCGTTCGGGCCGATGCCGAGGTTGTCGGCGCAGGTGGCGGGGTTGCGGGCGGCGGGTGCGCGGGTGGTGGTGGTGCGGCCGGACCGGGCGGCGCGGGCGGCGATCGGTCGTAACGTGCTGGATCAGGGGCGGCGGGCGGGTGCGGCGCGGGCGGGGTTCGCGCAGGCGGGTGTGGTGGGTGCGGCGGTGGCGGCGGTGTGGGGTTGA
- a CDS encoding peroxiredoxin, producing the protein MAGVGDLVEDFELRDETGAPRRLSEFCAKGPVVLFFYPAAMTKGCTAESCHFRDLAAEFAAVGAQRVGISRDAPERQAEFSRRHGFDYPLLSDPDGVVAQRLGVRRRLPLGPLSTKRMTFVIGPDRRIVEVIHSEVSMNEHADRALRVLGG; encoded by the coding sequence GTGGCGGGTGTCGGTGATCTGGTCGAGGACTTCGAGTTGCGGGACGAGACGGGTGCGCCGCGGCGGTTGTCGGAGTTCTGCGCGAAGGGGCCGGTGGTGTTGTTCTTCTATCCGGCGGCGATGACGAAGGGGTGCACGGCGGAGTCGTGTCATTTCCGGGATCTGGCGGCGGAGTTCGCGGCGGTGGGTGCGCAGCGGGTGGGGATCAGCCGGGACGCTCCGGAGCGGCAGGCGGAGTTCTCCCGCCGGCATGGTTTCGACTATCCGTTGTTGTCGGACCCGGACGGGGTGGTGGCGCAGCGGTTGGGGGTGCGGCGGCGGTTGCCGTTGGGGCCGTTGAGCACGAAGCGGATGACGTTCGTGATCGGGCCCGATCGGCGGATCGTCGAGGTGATCCACTCCGAGGTGAGCATGAACGAGCACGCGGATCGGGCGTTGCGGGTCCTTGGGGGTTGA